One part of the Anaeromyxobacter sp. Fw109-5 genome encodes these proteins:
- a CDS encoding zinc ribbon domain-containing protein — MSLREKLKALEELQQIDLEANEVNGALGAIPAKKATIEDAVGDARRAWDAEKARLEANERERRQLDSLLAMERDKVKKWEGRLGEIKTPREYAALSREIDISKKTNDTQGEHLKELAAQAVQLREALDAKAEALSERELAAQAELEELAKRGAAAEEKLRELEARRAEAAKRVDPGLLSKYENIKRRRAGIAVAPVVGMTCKGCQRNIPPQLAITLQRANSIETCPNCNRIIYSADAVNPPAPSPA; from the coding sequence TTGTCGTTGCGTGAGAAGCTGAAGGCGCTGGAGGAGCTGCAGCAGATCGATCTCGAGGCGAACGAGGTCAACGGGGCGCTCGGCGCGATCCCGGCCAAGAAGGCGACCATCGAGGACGCCGTGGGCGACGCGCGGCGAGCCTGGGACGCGGAGAAGGCGCGCCTGGAGGCGAACGAGCGCGAGCGGCGCCAGCTCGACAGCCTGCTCGCGATGGAGCGCGACAAGGTGAAGAAGTGGGAGGGCCGGCTCGGCGAGATCAAGACGCCGCGCGAGTACGCCGCCCTCTCGCGCGAGATCGACATCTCCAAGAAGACGAACGACACGCAGGGCGAGCACCTGAAGGAGCTCGCCGCCCAGGCGGTGCAGCTCCGCGAGGCGCTCGACGCCAAGGCGGAGGCGCTCTCGGAGCGCGAGCTCGCCGCCCAGGCCGAGCTGGAGGAGCTCGCGAAGCGCGGCGCGGCCGCCGAGGAGAAGCTCCGCGAGCTCGAGGCGCGCCGCGCCGAGGCCGCGAAGCGCGTCGATCCGGGGCTCCTCTCGAAGTACGAGAACATCAAGCGGCGGCGGGCCGGGATCGCCGTGGCGCCGGTGGTCGGCATGACCTGCAAGGGCTGTCAGCGCAACATCCCTCCGCAGCTCGCCATCACCCTGCAGCGGGCGAACTCGATCGAGACCTGCCCGAACTGCAACCGCATCATCTACTCGGCCGACGCGGTCAACCCGCCGGCGCCGTCGCCCGCGTAG